In Acidovorax sp. 106, the following proteins share a genomic window:
- the panB gene encoding 3-methyl-2-oxobutanoate hydroxymethyltransferase, whose product MSQPSTTPYGTLPPASPLPQRRPVSLPRLAQMREAGEKITMLTAYDATFAAVADAAGVDCILVGDSLGMVCQGLPSTVGVLLDTMAYHTASVARGLQRVQGTAWLVADLPYGTYAESREQALRSACTLMQAGAHMVKLEGGGWTAPTVEFLVQRGVPVCAHLGLTPQTVHALGGYRVQGKTDEAARTLRQDAHDLQNAGATMLVLEMVPTTLAAELTAELPHCHTIGIGAGNGTAGQVLVLHDMLGMNLGKMPKFVHNFMQDAGSVRGAMEAYVQAVKQGRFPDNALHAW is encoded by the coding sequence ATGAGCCAACCCAGCACCACCCCTTACGGCACCCTGCCCCCTGCATCACCCCTGCCCCAGCGCCGCCCCGTGAGCCTGCCGCGCCTGGCCCAAATGCGCGAGGCCGGAGAAAAAATCACCATGCTCACCGCCTACGACGCCACCTTTGCCGCCGTGGCCGATGCGGCGGGCGTGGACTGCATCCTGGTGGGCGACTCGCTGGGCATGGTGTGCCAGGGCCTGCCCAGCACCGTGGGCGTGCTGCTGGACACCATGGCCTACCACACCGCCAGCGTGGCGCGCGGCCTGCAGCGCGTGCAGGGCACGGCCTGGTTGGTGGCCGACCTGCCCTACGGCACCTATGCCGAAAGCCGCGAACAAGCACTGCGCAGCGCCTGCACGCTGATGCAGGCGGGCGCGCACATGGTCAAGCTCGAAGGCGGCGGCTGGACAGCACCGACGGTCGAATTTCTGGTGCAGCGCGGCGTGCCCGTGTGCGCCCACCTGGGCCTGACGCCGCAAACCGTACACGCCCTGGGCGGCTACCGCGTGCAGGGCAAAACCGACGAGGCCGCCCGCACCCTGCGCCAAGACGCCCACGACCTGCAAAACGCCGGTGCCACCATGCTGGTGCTGGAGATGGTGCCCACCACCCTGGCCGCCGAGCTGACGGCCGAGCTGCCCCACTGCCACACCATCGGCATTGGCGCGGGTAACGGCACCGCAGGCCAGGTGCTGGTGTTGCACGACATGCTGGGCATGAACCTGGGCAAGATGCCCAAGTTCGTCCACAACTTCATGCAGGACGCGGGCAGCGTGCGCGGGGCCATGGAGGCTTATGTGCAAGCCGTCAAGCAAGGCCGCTTCCCCGACAACGCACTGCACGCCTGGTAA